A stretch of Calditrichota bacterium DNA encodes these proteins:
- a CDS encoding acyl carrier protein translates to MEDQILKFLYDDSLKDEFQDLDHDDSLLELGIIDSVKMMQLIDFIEKTFGITVDEDDMMPENFDSINAITEYIGSKK, encoded by the coding sequence ATGGAAGATCAAATTTTAAAGTTTTTATATGATGATAGTTTAAAAGATGAGTTTCAGGATTTGGATCATGATGATTCGTTGTTGGAATTAGGAATTATAGATTCGGTGAAAATGATGCAGCTGATTGATTTCATTGAGAAAACATTTGGGATTACGGTTGACGAAGATGATATGATGCCTGAAAATTTTGACTCAATCAATGCAATAACAGAATATATTGGATCAAAAAAATAA
- a CDS encoding FemAB family PEP-CTERM system-associated protein codes for MQVHYLDGQTDQWDEYVEQHECGSVYQKSEWKKIIENHFGKKTFYIYVLDDNQIKGVLPLILFKSKLFGTFIISVPYVNYGGMLYSDKEAEKLLKTEAEKIRKETDANFVELRNLTDQHTGLKVKTQKVTFFLDLPDDEEELFKSFKSKLRSQIRRPLKEEMYSKVGGIELLDEYYSIFCRNMRDLGTPVYSKNFFKTILEESPNNSNLVIVYTKEHKAVASAFIIGSKERMEIPWASTLREYNRLSPNMLLYWDILRFSISKGYKQFDFGRCSKDSGTYKFKKQWGAIEQQLYWYYLLPEGEDLPEINPNNPKYKLAISLWQKMPLFMTKIIGPHLVKNLP; via the coding sequence ATGCAAGTACATTACTTAGATGGCCAGACAGATCAATGGGATGAGTATGTGGAACAGCATGAATGCGGTTCTGTATATCAAAAATCAGAATGGAAAAAAATAATTGAAAACCATTTTGGCAAAAAAACATTTTATATTTATGTACTTGATGATAATCAGATAAAAGGCGTATTACCGCTCATCCTTTTTAAATCAAAACTCTTTGGCACCTTTATCATTTCTGTCCCATATGTAAATTATGGAGGAATGCTTTACTCCGATAAAGAAGCAGAGAAATTGCTAAAAACTGAAGCTGAAAAAATAAGAAAAGAAACGGATGCAAATTTCGTTGAGTTACGCAATTTAACTGATCAACACACTGGCCTTAAAGTTAAAACACAAAAAGTTACTTTTTTTCTAGATCTCCCTGATGATGAAGAGGAGTTATTTAAAAGTTTTAAATCAAAATTACGCAGCCAGATCCGCAGACCATTAAAAGAAGAGATGTATTCTAAAGTAGGCGGGATTGAGTTACTGGATGAATATTATTCAATATTTTGCAGAAACATGAGAGATTTGGGTACTCCTGTTTATAGCAAAAACTTTTTCAAAACAATATTAGAAGAATCTCCAAATAATAGTAACCTGGTGATTGTTTATACAAAAGAGCACAAAGCCGTTGCCTCTGCTTTTATAATTGGTTCGAAAGAACGAATGGAAATTCCATGGGCATCAACATTAAGGGAATATAATCGTTTAAGCCCAAATATGTTATTATACTGGGATATTCTTAGATTTTCGATTTCCAAAGGCTATAAACAATTTGATTTTGGACGCTGCTCTAAAGACAGTGGCACTTACAAATTTAAAAAACAATGGGGTGCGATAGAGCAACAATTATACTGGTATTATCTCCTGCCGGAGGGCGAAGATTTGCCGGAAATAAATCCCAATAATCCTAAATATAAATTGGCCATTTCGCTCTGGCAAAAAATGCCTCTATTTATGACAAAAATAATCGGTCCACATCTGGTAAAAAATTTACCGTAA
- a CDS encoding glycosyltransferase family 2 protein, with amino-acid sequence MELIFWTLLVLLFYIYAGYYAISFILAKLFRKKSNEDASHLPSVTLVISAYNEESVIKDKLTNSLEIDYPEDHFSIVVVSDASDDQTDTLVTDFNHPNIHLMRMDERLGKTFGINKIMPNVKSEIVVFSDANAIYKPDAIKELVKYFNDPKIGYVVGNAQYIKDGQSKAGKQEDSYWSMEIRLKTYESEIGSVVGGDGAIYAIRKELYKPLEADDINDFVNPIQIILQGFRGVFNPKAICYEHSADTFDKEIGRKRRIVNRSWRGLFKNVSVLNPFKTGVHAWQVFSHKLLRWLGGIFLMAFFIINFMLVNNGFFYEITFYAQIVLYLFGLIGWLIVDRFKNVPFFITIPYYFMQVNIASLLGIIDNVLGKKYTTWQTIRD; translated from the coding sequence TTGGAACTAATATTTTGGACACTACTTGTCCTTCTCTTTTATATATATGCAGGTTACTACGCCATTAGTTTTATTTTGGCAAAATTATTTAGAAAAAAGTCCAACGAGGATGCTTCACATCTGCCATCGGTAACGCTGGTTATTTCTGCCTATAATGAAGAATCTGTTATAAAGGATAAATTAACCAATTCCCTCGAGATTGATTACCCTGAAGATCATTTTTCCATTGTTGTTGTTTCGGATGCTTCAGATGACCAGACAGATACTTTGGTCACAGATTTTAATCATCCTAATATCCATTTAATGAGAATGGATGAGCGTTTGGGTAAAACTTTTGGTATCAATAAAATTATGCCAAATGTTAAAAGCGAGATTGTAGTTTTTTCTGATGCAAACGCAATCTACAAACCCGATGCAATTAAAGAATTAGTCAAATATTTTAACGATCCAAAAATTGGCTATGTTGTTGGTAATGCACAATATATAAAAGATGGCCAGAGTAAGGCAGGCAAGCAGGAAGATTCCTATTGGTCGATGGAAATCCGCCTAAAGACTTATGAGTCGGAGATAGGATCTGTAGTAGGTGGCGATGGCGCTATTTACGCAATCCGCAAAGAACTTTATAAACCTTTGGAAGCTGATGATATCAACGATTTTGTAAACCCAATCCAAATTATTTTACAAGGTTTTCGTGGCGTATTTAATCCAAAGGCGATTTGTTATGAGCATAGTGCCGATACTTTTGATAAAGAGATTGGTAGAAAGAGACGCATTGTTAACCGCAGTTGGCGTGGATTATTTAAAAATGTTTCAGTCTTAAATCCATTTAAAACAGGTGTACATGCCTGGCAGGTTTTTTCTCATAAATTGTTACGCTGGCTTGGCGGGATTTTTTTGATGGCGTTTTTTATTATCAATTTTATGCTTGTAAATAATGGCTTTTTTTATGAAATCACATTTTATGCACAAATTGTATTGTATTTGTTTGGTCTTATTGGATGGTTGATTGTGGATCGTTTTAAAAACGTGCCTTTTTTTATTACAATACCCTATTATTTTATGCAGGTAAACATCGCTTCATTATTAGGGATTATAGATAATGTTTTAGGAAAAAAATATACAACGTGGCAAACAATTCGAGACTAG
- a CDS encoding AMP-binding protein — protein sequence MTLVHTLLESSFDKDAEKQSVWFKDKWYSYRDLEESANKVANFLIQTGIKKGDRVAILLENSFNYIVSYYGILKTGAVTVGLNTETTPSSIEYLLENSGSRVLISDKPFKKYLNPIKETLDKLESVVFLTIPNGFEESSNVVEIESIYKNYPAQRPNIRIINIDLAAIVYTSGSTGVPKGVTLSHLNIATNTASIISYLQLNAQDRIMVVLPFYYIYGLSLLNTHISVGGSIVIDNRFAFPNAVLDTMEKQKTTGFAGVPSTFSILLNKSNLKSKNFESLRYITQAGGAMAPSVQKDVAKIFNPAKLFVMYGATEASARLSYLDPEFLPYKFGSIGKAIPNVDLFVADADGNPLPQGSKGEIVARGANIMQGYWKDQNETDMVLKNGLYFTGDIGQVDEDGFIFIVGRSKDMIKVGANRISAKEIEEAIIENENVIEVAVIGLPDELLGEIMDACVVLKNEDQEWQEKLLKHTKSKLPSFKVPAIFTRMDSLPKNSSGKVMKNKIKELRGL from the coding sequence ATGACATTAGTACATACATTATTAGAATCAAGTTTCGACAAAGATGCTGAAAAGCAATCGGTATGGTTTAAAGACAAATGGTATTCTTATCGGGATTTAGAAGAAAGCGCAAACAAAGTTGCTAATTTTTTGATACAAACCGGTATCAAAAAAGGAGATAGGGTTGCAATTCTTTTAGAAAACTCGTTCAATTATATTGTGTCTTATTATGGAATCTTAAAAACAGGGGCTGTTACTGTTGGTTTAAACACAGAGACAACACCATCTTCTATTGAATACCTTCTTGAAAATTCTGGGTCGCGGGTTTTGATTTCTGATAAACCATTTAAAAAATATCTAAACCCAATTAAAGAAACACTGGACAAATTAGAGAGTGTAGTTTTTTTAACAATACCAAATGGATTTGAAGAGAGTAGTAATGTTGTTGAAATAGAAAGTATTTATAAAAACTATCCTGCCCAACGTCCAAATATTAGAATTATTAATATCGATCTTGCAGCAATAGTTTACACGTCCGGCAGTACTGGAGTTCCTAAGGGGGTCACATTAAGCCATTTAAATATCGCAACAAATACAGCATCAATAATTTCATATTTACAGCTTAATGCTCAAGACAGAATAATGGTCGTTTTGCCATTTTACTATATTTATGGGCTTTCGCTGTTGAATACACATATTTCTGTTGGCGGAAGTATTGTTATTGATAATCGTTTTGCTTTCCCAAATGCAGTTTTAGATACAATGGAAAAACAGAAAACCACAGGCTTTGCAGGTGTCCCATCTACCTTTTCAATTTTATTAAATAAGTCTAATTTAAAATCTAAAAATTTTGAATCGCTTCGTTATATAACCCAAGCCGGCGGGGCAATGGCGCCTTCAGTCCAAAAGGATGTTGCAAAAATATTTAATCCGGCCAAACTGTTTGTAATGTATGGGGCAACTGAAGCATCTGCACGACTTTCATATTTAGATCCGGAATTTTTGCCTTATAAATTTGGGTCAATTGGCAAAGCAATTCCAAACGTGGATTTATTTGTAGCCGATGCAGATGGAAATCCTCTTCCACAAGGTTCAAAGGGTGAAATTGTAGCACGTGGTGCAAATATAATGCAGGGTTATTGGAAAGATCAAAATGAAACGGATATGGTCCTTAAAAATGGATTATATTTTACCGGTGATATCGGGCAAGTTGATGAAGATGGTTTTATTTTTATTGTTGGTCGCTCAAAAGATATGATAAAAGTTGGGGCAAACCGCATAAGTGCCAAAGAAATTGAAGAAGCAATTATCGAAAATGAAAATGTTATTGAGGTTGCAGTTATTGGGTTGCCGGATGAGCTTTTAGGTGAAATAATGGATGCCTGCGTTGTATTAAAAAATGAAGATCAGGAATGGCAAGAAAAGCTATTGAAACACACAAAATCAAAACTTCCTTCTTTCAAAGTCCCGGCAATATTTACACGAATGGATAGTCTGCCCAAAAACAGTTCAGGCAAAGTAATGAAAAATAAAATAAAAGAACTGAGAGGATTGTAG
- a CDS encoding metallophosphoesterase family protein, with amino-acid sequence MKHLIFSDLHANLYGLEKVLEYASSNNINKIYCLGDLIGYNSFANECVDLIKKNNIKSIKGNHECLLLGEISMDTCKTERSQNAINVTQNLITKENSAFLKDLPVEMNIEDSICVHAGFHSIYETINTFNKAQPNFNVLQKRGHKIAFFGHTHRPGVYSKKIGTENIDQIGFEKTLFLDDQNLYLINPGTCGEPRHGLPYSFIVYDDEQKSIDFEIFQLSANQMESVKKNNRKIFGTTSFKRLPNQVKEKSRKLYYKIGKIKDNFSGRSI; translated from the coding sequence TTGAAACACCTCATATTTTCAGACCTTCATGCTAATTTGTACGGTTTAGAAAAAGTTTTAGAGTATGCCTCTTCAAACAATATTAATAAGATTTATTGTTTGGGTGATTTAATTGGATATAACAGTTTTGCCAACGAATGTGTTGATCTTATAAAAAAAAATAATATTAAGTCGATAAAGGGAAATCATGAATGCCTGCTTTTAGGCGAAATATCGATGGATACATGTAAAACTGAGCGAAGCCAAAACGCAATAAACGTTACTCAAAATTTAATAACAAAAGAAAACAGTGCGTTTCTTAAAGACCTTCCTGTTGAGATGAATATTGAAGACTCAATTTGTGTCCATGCCGGTTTTCACTCAATATATGAAACAATAAATACATTTAATAAAGCACAACCTAACTTTAATGTACTTCAGAAACGTGGGCATAAAATCGCATTTTTTGGGCACACACATCGTCCCGGAGTTTATTCAAAAAAAATTGGAACAGAAAATATTGATCAGATTGGCTTTGAAAAAACACTGTTTTTAGATGATCAAAATTTGTATCTGATAAATCCTGGTACATGTGGGGAACCAAGACACGGCTTACCATATAGTTTTATCGTGTATGATGACGAACAAAAAAGCATTGATTTCGAGATATTTCAATTAAGTGCTAATCAAATGGAAAGTGTTAAAAAGAATAACAGAAAGATCTTCGGAACAACAAGTTTTAAAAGATTACCAAACCAAGTAAAAGAAAAATCACGAAAACTGTATTACAAAATTGGCAAAATAAAAGATAATTTTTCAGGAAGATCAATATAA
- a CDS encoding sugar transferase — protein sequence MLAKVDVKDHQSTINTLIIGWNNEAANLYDRILNAPALGYNIKGFIRPAGMQEDSFYKNVPVVGDISTLSKTIESNSIDEVLIVLSPSEQQFLTEILSECKKTETEYRVVADAYDAAYKHVVRDVIKQALKPGEFGVRRVIDFLGSLFMIILLFPLFIIVALAIKIESPGTIFYSQQRCGKDGKIFPVFKFRSMVQNAEKISGPVWAQKNDPRITKLGRFMRKTRIDELPQLMNIIRGDMSFIGPRPERPFFVDSFKKQIPMYINRLKVKPGVTGLAQVTVGYDETLEDVKAKISADIKYIEQADSWKMNIWVLWKTVFVVLLGEGQ from the coding sequence TTGCTTGCTAAAGTAGACGTCAAGGATCATCAATCAACAATTAACACTCTTATCATTGGCTGGAACAATGAAGCCGCTAACCTTTATGACCGGATCCTAAATGCCCCGGCACTTGGTTATAATATAAAGGGATTTATTCGCCCGGCTGGAATGCAGGAAGATAGTTTTTACAAAAACGTTCCTGTTGTTGGTGATATTTCTACTTTGTCCAAAACAATTGAATCTAATTCAATTGATGAAGTACTTATTGTACTTTCTCCAAGTGAGCAACAGTTTCTTACAGAAATACTTTCTGAATGTAAAAAAACAGAAACTGAGTATCGTGTTGTTGCAGACGCCTATGATGCTGCATATAAACATGTAGTCCGAGATGTAATTAAACAAGCCCTAAAACCAGGTGAATTTGGAGTTCGCAGGGTGATTGACTTTTTGGGTTCTTTGTTTATGATAATTTTATTATTCCCTTTATTTATTATTGTTGCTCTTGCTATAAAGATAGAATCGCCAGGTACAATATTTTACTCACAGCAACGATGTGGAAAAGATGGGAAGATATTCCCCGTTTTTAAATTTCGTTCAATGGTTCAAAATGCTGAAAAAATTTCAGGACCTGTATGGGCTCAAAAAAATGATCCAAGGATTACAAAACTTGGTCGTTTCATGCGTAAAACGAGAATTGATGAATTACCACAGCTCATGAATATAATTCGTGGTGACATGAGTTTTATTGGTCCCCGTCCAGAAAGACCTTTTTTTGTTGATTCATTTAAAAAACAAATACCAATGTACATCAATCGTTTAAAAGTGAAACCAGGTGTAACCGGGTTGGCACAGGTAACAGTAGGATATGATGAAACTTTGGAAGATGTAAAGGCAAAGATCAGCGCCGATATAAAATACATTGAGCAAGCTGACTCCTGGAAAATGAATATTTGGGTTTTATGGAAAACAGTTTTCGTTGTATTATTAGGTGAAGGGCAGTAG
- a CDS encoding polysaccharide biosynthesis/export family protein — translation MKRFRFVYPLILFLFLVNSSLFAKSKALSGYIIQPQSTNSSTPFKASDGILVDVFPDSNSFLNRVFQIDDRGYAEFPLAGKVNVARMSEKQLIDFIRKTYKIWMKWPNVYVKPVVRVSLLGGFTKPGLYYVDINSSLWDIVLEAGGPLKEDGVYEMHWQRNEDDETEDITKLFESGTSLRAMGFKSGDQIWTPSPDARTIWDTFGDILPVLTFATSIWLMYNTYQRDQIILAR, via the coding sequence ATGAAAAGGTTCCGGTTTGTTTATCCATTAATTTTATTTCTCTTTCTTGTAAATTCCAGCTTATTTGCAAAGTCAAAGGCTTTGTCTGGATATATAATTCAGCCTCAGTCTACAAATAGTAGCACACCTTTTAAAGCCAGCGATGGCATATTGGTTGATGTGTTTCCGGATTCAAATTCTTTTTTAAACCGCGTTTTTCAGATTGACGACCGCGGATATGCTGAGTTTCCCCTGGCAGGAAAAGTAAACGTGGCAAGAATGAGTGAGAAACAACTAATCGATTTTATTAGAAAGACTTATAAAATTTGGATGAAATGGCCAAACGTTTATGTAAAACCAGTTGTTCGGGTAAGCTTATTAGGTGGCTTTACAAAACCCGGATTATATTATGTGGACATTAACAGTTCACTATGGGATATAGTTTTGGAGGCTGGTGGCCCATTAAAAGAAGATGGTGTGTATGAGATGCACTGGCAAAGAAATGAAGATGATGAAACTGAAGATATTACCAAATTATTTGAATCAGGCACGTCTTTAAGAGCTATGGGTTTCAAATCAGGAGATCAAATTTGGACACCTTCGCCAGATGCCAGAACAATTTGGGATACATTCGGTGATATTTTGCCGGTTTTGACTTTTGCTACATCAATTTGGTTAATGTATAATACATATCAGCGTGATCAGATTATATTAGCACGCTAA
- the frr gene encoding ribosome recycling factor: MSAKDIIRDAKVRMDKAINALHHDLAKVRTGRATPAILDSVMVDYYGQSVPINQAATVSVPEPRLIVVQPWEKSFLAAFEKAIMKADLGLNPSNDGDFIRIPIPQLSEERRKDMVKLVKQFGENGKIAVRNIRRDANDHLKKMEKNHELSEDELSVELDEIKDITEGHVKKIEEVLAEKEKELLEI, encoded by the coding sequence ATGAGCGCAAAAGATATTATTCGCGATGCCAAAGTTAGAATGGACAAAGCAATTAATGCACTGCATCATGATTTAGCAAAAGTGCGAACCGGAAGAGCAACGCCAGCAATATTGGATTCGGTAATGGTGGATTACTATGGACAAAGTGTTCCAATTAATCAAGCAGCTACAGTTTCCGTTCCCGAGCCTAGACTAATAGTTGTTCAACCTTGGGAAAAATCATTTTTGGCTGCATTTGAAAAAGCCATAATGAAAGCTGATTTAGGATTAAATCCTTCAAATGATGGTGATTTTATTCGTATTCCTATTCCACAGCTTAGTGAAGAACGAAGAAAAGATATGGTTAAACTGGTAAAGCAGTTTGGTGAAAATGGGAAAATTGCTGTAAGAAATATCCGCAGGGATGCAAATGACCATTTAAAGAAAATGGAAAAAAACCACGAGCTCTCAGAAGATGAGTTAAGTGTTGAGCTTGATGAAATAAAAGATATTACTGAAGGCCATGTAAAAAAGATAGAAGAAGTATTGGCTGAAAAGGAAAAAGAACTGTTAGAAATTTAA
- a CDS encoding STAS domain-containing protein, with protein MEKIQIDSKFADKNGEIMIVELGGHVDQSNSFQLQKMFDDIIDSRVFKVIVDFSSLHYMSSAGWGIFVGEVKRFRENGGDIRLAAMNPEINDVYQMLEFYHILDDFPTVEEAAASFESDSDVLDIVDENEGALPIANMDSHIDPESSEIDIKDSAQEDIDEKSQQKETAEVIEMIPSTSPQSGTGKYTDEFNPSPIKTDVKLAELPLAEKVKRVVSENPLVSSWQIKKILKHEHFGHTKIGIFKLLKLLKELDLNSREKRYRYYRSC; from the coding sequence ATGGAAAAAATTCAAATTGATTCAAAATTCGCTGATAAAAACGGCGAAATAATGATTGTTGAGTTAGGCGGACATGTAGACCAGTCTAACAGTTTTCAATTACAAAAAATGTTTGATGATATAATTGATAGCCGGGTCTTCAAAGTAATTGTAGATTTTAGTTCTCTCCATTATATGAGTAGTGCCGGATGGGGGATTTTTGTTGGTGAAGTTAAGCGCTTCCGTGAGAATGGCGGTGATATCCGCTTGGCAGCAATGAATCCTGAGATAAATGATGTTTATCAAATGTTGGAGTTTTACCACATTCTGGATGATTTCCCAACAGTTGAGGAGGCTGCTGCATCTTTTGAGTCGGATAGCGATGTGCTCGATATAGTTGATGAAAATGAGGGAGCATTGCCAATAGCCAACATGGATTCTCATATTGATCCCGAGTCATCAGAAATTGATATAAAAGATTCAGCTCAGGAAGATATTGATGAAAAATCTCAACAAAAAGAGACCGCAGAAGTAATTGAAATGATCCCCAGTACTTCACCACAAAGCGGTACCGGAAAATATACAGATGAGTTTAACCCAAGCCCTATCAAAACGGATGTTAAATTAGCGGAACTTCCTTTGGCTGAAAAAGTGAAACGTGTAGTATCTGAAAATCCTTTGGTCAGTTCGTGGCAGATTAAAAAAATATTGAAACATGAGCATTTTGGACATACTAAAATAGGTATATTTAAATTACTCAAACTTCTTAAAGAATTAGATTTAAATTCAAGAGAAAAACGGTATCGTTATTACCGTTCATGTTAA
- a CDS encoding polysaccharide biosynthesis tyrosine autokinase encodes MQTTDKKAKNNSLSASGGFDFKKYIRLFKRKKWTILGSFIVVFIVALLAAVKFGPKRMYTTDALLQFDDRSSLAGVESRGRGRAQNDSKLGMMMSRTFLKNVIEKLSLEFYVRGANRFSAIDSVSVDDEYIEGRYRLEYSEAGYKLFYTSPDKSVENKVIFEAESLNNHTLAYGGFKVSVKPSFFESNQKLEFDLVRKDRAVVSLRNSLQPSFKNRDRTLLDIKMSGPDRHLVKETLNNLIDEFVTQNINFKKFHTREVLDILTGQLREAKEDLDFASEELKRFRQKNPTVGLGADAAGALTGVTMIESEKRSIEAKKNELDALIVQYNDASGDDKYNVLNKILSYLGTQGSATAPALSADFSKYNTERLTIAAQYAPSHPTVLENKRQLDKLQNDIILTAQNQLNSFSSSIQRQANKINIENTKLRRLPAKELEYLNLQRKRTVSDNIYSSLLVRHNQAQISDAVEVGDIIILDRAVLPSSGGKLGYYMKFIMIALIAGIVASFGFVLLVDFMDKTVRTSDELEKVLPIRVVAKVPVVGSEKSVDPDIFDNSKRIDPKLVTADYSPTPMGEAYRSLRTQLLFSNEQKKSRSIFVTSLNPGEGKSLNAGNLAITFAQQKIPTLLVDADLRRGVLHNSFACNKKPGISDFLYSNADINDENIRKVIQQTHIPNLYLMSSGMPVPNPSEILGSQRGKDVIKFLTERFGFVIIDTPPIMVTADSVVISQYVDNGLFVVRAGKTNIDEAKEKIAEYEDFQNQLFGLILNCAELEIKKENYKYSYYNY; translated from the coding sequence ATGCAAACTACAGATAAAAAAGCAAAAAATAACAGTCTCAGTGCCTCTGGTGGCTTTGATTTCAAAAAATATATAAGACTTTTTAAACGCAAAAAATGGACAATTCTTGGTTCCTTTATTGTAGTTTTTATTGTTGCCCTTCTTGCTGCGGTGAAGTTTGGCCCGAAGAGAATGTATACAACAGATGCCTTATTGCAATTTGATGATCGTAGCTCTTTGGCTGGTGTTGAGAGCAGAGGGCGTGGCCGGGCACAAAATGACAGTAAACTAGGAATGATGATGAGTAGGACATTCCTTAAAAATGTAATTGAAAAACTGTCTTTGGAGTTTTATGTAAGAGGTGCCAATCGATTTTCTGCTATAGATTCAGTTTCTGTTGATGACGAATATATTGAAGGCCGTTACCGGCTTGAATATTCTGAAGCAGGTTATAAACTGTTTTACACAAGCCCGGATAAATCTGTTGAAAACAAAGTAATATTTGAAGCCGAATCACTAAATAACCATACATTGGCTTATGGTGGTTTCAAAGTATCAGTTAAACCTTCTTTTTTTGAATCAAATCAAAAATTGGAATTTGACCTGGTTCGAAAAGACAGAGCTGTGGTTTCTTTAAGGAACTCGTTGCAACCTAGTTTTAAAAATAGGGATCGTACACTTTTAGATATAAAAATGTCAGGGCCGGACAGGCATCTGGTTAAAGAAACTCTAAACAATTTGATTGATGAATTTGTAACTCAAAATATAAATTTCAAAAAATTTCATACTCGTGAAGTATTAGATATCTTGACAGGCCAATTAAGGGAAGCCAAAGAAGATTTAGATTTTGCAAGTGAAGAACTGAAAAGGTTTCGTCAAAAAAATCCAACTGTTGGTTTGGGTGCAGATGCAGCAGGTGCTCTTACCGGAGTAACAATGATAGAGAGCGAAAAACGCTCTATTGAAGCTAAAAAGAATGAACTTGACGCACTCATAGTTCAATATAATGATGCGAGTGGTGATGACAAATATAATGTACTTAATAAAATTCTTTCATATTTGGGTACACAAGGATCAGCAACAGCTCCGGCTTTATCTGCAGATTTTTCGAAGTACAATACGGAGCGCTTAACCATTGCGGCTCAATATGCTCCCAGCCATCCAACAGTACTTGAGAATAAACGCCAATTAGATAAATTACAAAATGATATTATTTTAACAGCACAGAACCAGTTAAATAGTTTTTCCAGCTCTATTCAAAGGCAAGCAAATAAAATTAATATAGAAAATACAAAGTTACGCAGGTTACCAGCTAAAGAATTAGAATACTTAAATTTACAACGAAAGAGAACGGTTTCTGATAATATTTATTCTTCATTGTTGGTGAGACACAATCAGGCACAAATTTCTGATGCTGTTGAAGTTGGCGACATCATAATTCTTGATAGAGCTGTATTGCCATCTTCCGGCGGCAAGCTTGGTTATTATATGAAATTTATAATGATTGCCCTGATTGCTGGAATAGTTGCAAGCTTTGGGTTTGTACTTCTTGTCGATTTTATGGATAAAACTGTCAGGACTTCTGATGAACTGGAAAAAGTATTACCAATCAGAGTAGTTGCAAAAGTTCCAGTTGTTGGATCAGAAAAGAGTGTTGATCCGGATATTTTTGATAACTCAAAAAGAATTGATCCTAAACTTGTAACTGCAGATTATTCACCCACACCGATGGGAGAAGCCTACAGAAGCTTGAGAACCCAATTGCTTTTTAGCAATGAACAAAAGAAAAGCAGATCAATATTTGTTACGTCTTTAAACCCTGGTGAAGGTAAGTCTTTAAATGCGGGTAACCTGGCAATTACATTTGCCCAGCAAAAAATCCCAACTCTTCTTGTGGATGCTGATTTAAGAAGAGGCGTGCTTCACAATTCATTTGCCTGTAATAAGAAGCCGGGTATATCAGATTTTCTTTATAGCAATGCAGATATCAATGATGAAAATATTCGCAAAGTTATCCAGCAAACACATATTCCAAATTTATATTTAATGAGTAGCGGGATGCCGGTTCCAAACCCTTCTGAAATTTTAGGGTCTCAACGTGGTAAAGATGTAATAAAGTTTTTAACTGAAAGATTTGGATTTGTAATAATTGATACACCTCCGATTATGGTTACAGCAGACTCTGTTGTTATTTCGCAATATGTAGATAACGGCCTGTTTGTGGTACGTGCAGGAAAAACAAATATTGATGAGGCAAAAGAAAAAATCGCAGAGTATGAAGATTTTCAAAATCAACTATTTGGATTAATTTTAAACTGCGCAGAATTGGAAATTAAAAAAGAGAATTACAAATATTCATATTACAATTATTAA